In one window of Gossypium arboreum isolate Shixiya-1 chromosome 4, ASM2569848v2, whole genome shotgun sequence DNA:
- the LOC108458701 gene encoding L10-interacting MYB domain-containing protein-like: protein MVKTRKFVEGDSTLATKAVWDDELTLIFCELCVNEVNAGNRPTTHLNSKGWENVVALFQAKTQKNYGKPQLKNKWDTLKKEWRLWRELLKDSTGIGWCPSKRTIDATEEWWAKKIQENPDFKGFKKKGIEPRLNDLMWQMFGGIVAIGKNAWAPSSGVLPSGVPMGDDTPNEGFGDSDENSNENEDIPPNEVPSNPSHETPNRRKETLGVVHGKGKKSSSSRKSSRNSLATHIEKLCESMASPRKSVNEIIFPHSEYCISNAMDALRDLEDEIPKKDELYYFSIKMFQILVKREVFLNLDPDVRVWWLQREYAEQNPIVSFSSLVATSSFPFQPYL from the exons atggtaAAGACACGAAAATTTGTGGAGGGAGATAGTACCTTAGCAACAAAAGCTGTTTGGGATGACGAGCTgacattgatattttgtgaacttTGTGTGAATGAAGTCAATGCTGGTAATAGACCAACAACTCATCTAAACTCAAAAGGATGGGAAAATGTTGTTGCTCTTTTTCaagcaaaaacacaaaaaaattatggaaaaccTCAATTGAAAAATAAGTGGGATACATTAAAAAAGGAATGGAGGTTATGGAGGGAGTTGCTTAAGGACTCTACAGGTATTGGATGGTGTCCATCTAAAAGGACGATCGATGCTACCGAAGAATGGTGGGCCAAAAAAATACAG GAAAATCCTGATTTTAAAGGATTTAAGAAGAAAGGAATTGAACCACGATTGAATGATTTAATGTGGCAAATGTTTGGTGGCATTGTAGCCATTGGAAAGAATGCATGGGCACCTTCGTCTGGTGTTCTTCCAAGTGGGGTTCCTATGGGAGATGATACACCTAATGAGGGATTTGGTGATTCAGATGAAAATAGCAATGAGAATGAAGATATCCCTCCTAATGAGGTACCATCAAACCCTTCTCATGAAACTCCTAATCGAAGAAAGGAAACACTTGGGGTTGTACACGGTAAAGGAAAAAAATCAAGTTCAAGtagaaaatcatcaagaaattCATTAGCTACTCATATTGAGAAATTGTGTGAGAGTATGGCTAGTCCAAGGAAGTCagtgaatgaaattatttttcctCACTCTGAATATTGTATTTCAAATGCAATGGATGCTTTGCGTGATTTGGAAGATGAAATTCCAAAAAAAGATGAACTGTACTATTTTTCCATCAAAATGTTCCAAATACTGGTGAAACGAGAAGTGTTTTTGAACTTAGATCCAGATGTTAGAGTTTGGTGGCTTCAACGTGAGTATGCTGAACAAAATCCGATTGTATCATTTTCATCCTTGGTAGCAACATCCTCATTCCCCTTCCAACCgtacctgtga